Genomic DNA from Nyctibius grandis isolate bNycGra1 chromosome Z, bNycGra1.pri, whole genome shotgun sequence:
CAGCAGCTAACAAAGAATGCAATGAAGAAATAGGTTCTGAAAGAGGTAAGTAGCTTCTTCACAAGTAACATGCCagttttaatatgcttttaacttaaggaaaataaagttattgGAAGTAATTGGGTAAAAAAGAAGGTAGCGATATGGGTAAATGCATAACCGTATCAAAACTGTTCATGTAACGTGAGTTGCCAAGCATATACCATTAAACTTGGTATGTTTAAACTTTGTTCATCTTTAAATTACTGGGCAACGCAGTGGTTGTTCTCACGTAAATAAAGACTAAGTTTTTTTGGAATGGGATGCTGTAGAATTCCTCTGTTGCtggctgtttcttctttctaatGGAAAAGATTATCTACTTGAGACACAGGTGTTAAGAGAACTTAAATGGCAATAGTGTAGGCATCTAAGGGATGATAGTCATTAAAGCAAACTGTGAAGGAAGAGTAGCTTCTCAGTTTCAGATGCTGTAGTATCTGGGATACTATTTCTGGAAAACAGGCTTAATGTGTTTACTGAGTGCAAGTTAGTAAACAGAATTTCATTATTTGTATGTGCAGGAGATCAGGTTGAAATGAACGATGAATAATGACTTTCTGATATGTATTGAAAGTGTCAGTTGGGACACTCTATTAGAATGTTTACTTAGCTGTAGTGGTTTTTGCAAATGACTTGAGCCTTATTTGCCTTTCTCTTACTCTTGAAATGCAAAAAGACAAATAGTGAACTCCTGACTTTCATATGAATAATTTGGGTTCCCGATCCTTCCTCATTTGAGTTCCGTGTGAAACGGCTTCCACTGCTAACCTTTTAGTGAGCATCAGCTAATGAATTTTATATCTCTGAGTTTATTATCTTGAAAAATACCTTAAGGAATATAGAACTGTAAATGTACACAGATTCATTTTATCCTTCTGTATTAATAAATGCATTGTTATTGAATAGGATAACTTACAGTGTAATGAGTTTTTGTGGTAGAATTGGTTTTTGCATGGTGGTAAAGTAGAgcctaatttaatttttgtgagTAGCTCTTCAAAGTAAGGTCCTAGAGCAAATGTGAGACGAAAATGCTTTACGGAAGTCTGACTATATTTGTGAGTTTTAGGCGTAGTAGTATAAAACTACATTCTAATAGAATTCATGTATGAAATTTCTTGCCTTCCCGGGAAATGGAGAGAAGTCTAAATGACATCCCACTGAACTTAACTCCAATAGCTTTGTACTTAAAATAGTTGTAgttaaaagttttctttatatTGTTCATAAACTTGAGTGGTTGTGTTCTTAAGGTCCAAGAGTGACTTATGTGCCCCCTCCTCCACCTGATGATGAACAAGCCATCTTTGCACGTTATCAGACAGGAATTAATTTTGACAAGTATGATGAAAACGTTGTCGAAGTGTCAGGAGTTGATCCTCCAGCACCACTACTGGTTAGTGAACTCATTAATCTCAGCATTTACGTTGAGTGTGATTCTGCAAGCGTGTATACCGAGTCTAATATTCACtgctaatgaaaatgttaaagatGCTGAATCTTGCAGACAGTACTAAGTTGGAAGGAGATGCTGCCCATTTGAAAGATATAAATTTGAATTGAAAATAACATTGACAAACTACAGAAATGGCCCAGAGAAAGTAGCGCTGGATGGACAGGAAGTATAGTCCTTAAATTGGAGAAAAATACCAGTTCAGATCTTGAAAGAAAGAGGTCTTTGGCAGCAGTGTCTGGGAAGGCTGCTAGAGTCATCTTGTTGAAGTCTGTTACTGGGGGACCTTTAACAATGTAAATGCATAGCTGttgcaatattttcatttggacAGACAGGTggttttgaagtattttctagCCCTGTTTTCTGGGGCTGCAGTTTACTgtttaaaagtaataaataacTTCTACTATGTAGCAGGTGgctagtatttaaaaaaaaaaggttctttttAGGGAGAAGAATGAGGAAGAAGGGCAGAGTGAGTAGTAGCACCTGTGTTGAAAGAGAAGATGGAGAGTTTTTTTCCGCATCCATCTTCTGAAAGGTTTTCTCACTGAAGTTAAATGATTTTGTCATGTATGATGCTTTTTGGTCCTAGATAGCGATACTGCTTTTGCTACGCATATTAGTTTTAGCACAGAGACTAAGTATGTATCTCCTACatgaaatgaaactgaagaaTTAGTTTTCATAGCATGCCATGATGTGAGTTTACCTGCTTGAATCCAGATGTATGGCTTCTGAGCAGTTTTCTCTCAAAGCTAGTAAGACCAGCTGAAGGCCTTTACTGTCCTAAAAACAACTTTACTTGAATGGCATGAGCAGGTTGAAGAAACCTTTGGGGCTTTTACCTGTAGGAACCTTGCCAATCTAGATGACTGGTGAGACTCCCTCAGAAGTTAATACTTTTTAGTGTTTGGATGTCTGTATCCTGTGGTAAGCATCTGAGTTTTAAAGCTTTAACTTCTATGGCTGtgtacaataatatttttttcttttacaggctTTTGAAGAAGCTAACCTGTGTCACACTTTAAACAGGAACATTGCTAAAGCTGGATACTCTAAACTTACTCCAGTGCAGAAGTACAGTATTCCTATTATACTGGCAGGACGGGATTTAATGGCATGTGCCCAGACAGGATCAGGAAAAACTGTAAGCATTTTGTGTAGTATTAATACTACTGTCAGTGTGTGACCTTGAACTTTCAGGTAGATGCCTCACTCTTCCAAATGAAAATGACACTAGATGCTTCACACCTTGTCTAATGATTTGACTTGCACTGCAATGGTAGGTGTAGTATTAAACACAGATATGAATGATGGATGAGTTGTCACATTTTTGGgctgaatttcttttaatttcagtgagCTAGCGTCTTGATACAGTAGGCCAATCTTCAGGGCTACAGATACAGATTCAGAAGTATAGGCAGTCATAGAAACTGTTGATGAGAGAAAAAACTCAGCAGTTGAAAGTTGGGGTTTCTTTCTGTGTTGTGTGAGTTTttgtgttgggatttttttttttttttgcattggtatgtgtgtttagttttgtttggtggttggtttttttattttttaaacttatgcCAGATTGTAACAGTGTGTCGTACTGGTTTGTCATCCTTGGTTTGATCAAATCTGATCTGTACCAGACTTAGCTTTAGTTGATTCAGTATTAATCGTGGAACAGTGTTGAGAGTTGATACTAAGTTGACAGTTGTCTCAGCTTGTTAAACTCTCTAATGTACCCAAATCTAACCACTGACAGGTCTCTGTGAGAATATTTGGAAATTAAGTGTAGCTTTTTGCTGTTCAGTATATTGTGGAATTCCAGCTTTGTTTTTGTGTAGCTTATTAGTTACTTGTTTTGGAAAAACCTCTTCTGTTTGCAGAGGGGCAGATGTCCAAAGCTTATGCTATAATTATTCTGAAGGCTTTTGGGACTGCTGTACAGATTCTGTTTTGGGAGTAACTAGTCTTACATGGAAGTAAGGGCGCTGTTGTGGCTGTGTTGCAAACTGATCTGCTGTTGTAGTAGTGTGGAGAATGGTGATAAGTGGTTACCTTACAGATCTACTGATGAAATGTAAAGCTTGTAAGTAAATGATGAGGAGGGGTTTTGATCCTGGGGTACATAATTTATCAGTGTATGTCAGCATGATGTGTGGAACTGCCTGAAGAACCCAGAAGTTAGCTAGTGCATGACTGTATTCCTGCATTATTAGGTCCATAGAGACAGCTTTCATCCCTAAACAAGGAGAAATAAGTTTCAATGTTCTGTAGTGCATTCAGGTCAATTCTTTGGCAGTCTGATTTCCTTGAAGTTGATGGAGTGCTGTATCATTCTAGCTTTAAGACTGATATGCAGCTTTTATTGTGATTGTTGAAACCTTTAAGATTAAACAGCATAAatactgatgctttttttttaggcagCTTTTCTTCTACCAATTGTGGCCAACATGATGAAAGAAGGAGTAACTGCCAGTAGCTTTAAAGAGCAGCAAGAACCGGAATGTATTATTGTCGCTCCAACTAGAGAACTGATAAATCAGATCTTCCTAGAAGCAAGGAAATTTGTTTTTGGGTAAGCTTTTGCGCTGTTGCCTGGTATCAATTACTACGTTGTCTGAATCagcagtgctttatttttttcatgaataatttcaaaaatttttCTGTGCCAATTGAATGACTACAAACACTTGAATCTAGATGGTAATACTGTCTAGCAGGTTTCTTACTGTATAGCTAGGGATTTAAACTCCTAATCTTCCTCATattgggggagggagaggggtggAGAGGCTTACTCTAGCTTGAAGAGGAGATAAGTACAAAACTTGTGTCACATCATCTTTACtgatgagaaaaattaaatttcttaaatGAAGTAACTTAAATGTAGCTTGCCTTATGTAATATatacttgcttttatttttgtcttgacAGAAATAGAGGTATATGTTAGGGGTTTTTAGTTAACTTTCAGTGATGGTTTCTACTAACTCTGTACTTCCTAGTGTTTCTGGTCTTTGACAGAAATTTCACAGCTCAAGCAAGCTCTTTTAGCTCTGCTTCTTCAAAACTGGACAAAAAGTCTAAACTTGTCATTGAGCCTGTGGATGTTGTGTGAGAGTACATTTGTACTACTTTGCCAGTGATCTTTTTGCTGCTAAGTGATAGGTTTCACCGGTGCACGGGAAGACAATTAAATCTTGTCTGTAATGGCTTGTTACTGTTAGGAGGTGGAATGGAGAACATCCTCAGTGCAAAAATCTGGTGGGCTAAATTAGACTTGCCTTTGTTCAAGCAAAAATACTTCAAGGCTGCCTCTGCCTTTGGGAAGTACCATCATGTTTGCATATCTGCTTATTAAGTATATTACTAAGAATAGTTTCTTAGTCTCTAAAACTGTTCTAACTATGTAGCTAGTTCTATTAATTATGCTATTTTAAACTAGATACAGATTATTTCATAGTAAAATAGCTTTTGAATGTAGAAAGTTTCTGCTACAGCTGCCCTGCAGTAAAAGCAAGATAACCTACATTTGGGGGGCAGATGAACAATATCAGGGTGTGAATCTGTTGCCTCTAAAGAGTTGCATGCATATTGCTCAGTTCAGATCCATGATCTTCTTAAGCTCTTTGGTTTAGTTCACGAATAGGTATACGAAATACATATGTTAATTGATAGTGGATAAATGTTGAAATGTTACAAGTCCAGCCTGTTTTTATTCTTGACTAAAGCTTTCTGAAAAGTTCCAATTAAACCTGGCAAAAATTTACCAGGTTTATCTGATTCACCGTTGTTACATGTAAAGCGGAATTGGTATCTTCTAGAATAGGCAGTTTGAATTTGAGTATGAAGGTACTCGTTGCATGCGTGTAAAAGCCTTTGCAGGAGGTTATAAAGATAGGCTTGTAAACTTGCTCTTCAGCTGTGTAAAGCGGTTCTTGCTTGTGGAGACCATTTTCTACAGGAGAGGATGATCTGATGTAGCTCTACTTGGTAGATCTAACCAAAAACCTTAGTAGGGAGAGCGCTAAGTAGGTCAGCGTTTGAATGGGTTTGCATTCTAATGCTTGAGTGGCACGCTGCATGGCCACTGTGATTAGTTGCTTTACAAAGATCcacctgtgtatttttttctttttcacactgTCCTTTCAAGGTGTGGAGAGATTACTTCTGAAGCTCAAAGGCAGCATATATTTGGTGGTTCTGCTTTTTCTAAGTATGCTGTATAAAAGGGGACAATATCTAGCACCATTTTGGCTCTTAACTGCCAGTAACTCTCAGttgaagggagagggaagaatgCAGGTGAAATGAAGTGTTCTTTCCAAGTAAGCCACCTGTGCAGCCTTTATTATTTAGTATGAATGGGAACTTTGAGCTTTACAGTGAGTGAGTTTCTGGTCTTGGGTCCTGCTTTTGGTTATAAACTGTGCTGTATGGTGAAGGAATTGAACCATTCTAAGTAAGCTGATTTATGGTAGAGCTGATgattttttacatgtttttgtGAAACAGTGCTGTGTGTATACTTACataatttatccttttttttcccctatataATAGAACTTGTATAAGGCCTGTTGTGATCTATGGAGGTACACAAACAGGCCATTCAATTCGTCAGGTAATGCAAGGCTGTAATATACTATGTGCCACTCCTGGAAGGCTTCTAGACATCATTGGAAGAGAGACAGTAAGATCTTAAAAATCCCTGAACACTTAGCTTTTTACATTCCGGTTTTCATTCTTTATATTCAATAGAAGCAAAGCTGGAGCCATGAAAACCAGTCAGTATGCTGCCTTTGTACAGGCACTTACTTAAAATACAAGCGAAGTTTTCTTGGAATATCAAAATACCATGAGGTTTTTGAAAGAGTAGTGTGAGTCCAGATCTCTTCAGTCCCTTTCAGGGCCTGCTGGAAAATACCAGTGTAAATCAAACTGGCTGCAGTGTTCTTGGCAATTAAATTTTATGGTTTCAATACATGAAACGCCTTCTCTTAGTTCTCGTGGAAAATTCCGTGGCTGATTTTCACTTgatgttctgtttgttttgctaCAACAGCTTGTATCTGTCTGGAACATGCTAATATTTATTCTTTGAATGttttaatactgattttattcaaaatacaaaaaactcCAGGTGTAATACTGTAtttgaatttgtattttttcagccaTTGTAAGTTAAAATTGAAGTTGCTATGGTGGCTCAGTGATGTTGCGCTGGACAAATGAAATTTGGAAAAACACTTCTTGGTAATAAACTGGACATTGGCTTTCTGCAGTTGTCAGGCTTCTAGTCAAAATGAGAGTCTTGGTCAGTAACAGTGAAGTTGTAATGTCCATAATAATGCTTTCTGACATAAATTTTTTCAGAACAAGGAGTTTTTTGAGAATGTGCAAGGGTTTTATGAGAGAACCTTTCTAAAACTCAGACATAATTTGAAAATAGGTGTGTTGAATCATAGTCGATCTGTAGGCTCTATCTTGGTTTACATTGCTGAACCAAGTTCTGAAACACTTCAGTGTATGCATACTATTAGAATTAGTGCagattaaaaagttaaatagaGGTTGAGATGCAAATAAAACATAGTGCACATAGGCTTTTCTTTGTGAATAATTATCTTCTACTAGAAAGAACTAAGTAAAAGGTGGATTTTGGCAATTAGGACACTCTATATGTGTATACTGTCAGTGAACcaatacagtttttctttcactgaaatacTTGCAGATTGGTTTGCATAATGTGAAATATTTGGTGCTAGATGAAGCGGACCGCATGCTTGATATGGGTTTTGGGTTAGATATGAAGAAGCTGATTTCTTACTCAAGCATGCCACCAAAAGACAAACGTCAAACACTAATGTTTAGTGCCACTTTTCCTGAAGAAGTTCAGAGGTGAGTaaagtaaaaatggaaatatatcTGAAGATGTATTTGTATAGAGCTAAATGTCTGAAGAGTTGTTAAGGGCACTCGTTATGTTTAAAAGCTATGATGTTAACATTCCTTACTgaacacttgcttttttttttttttaagtaacagaACTCCTAGTAACTTGCATAGATCAACTGCTTAATTTAGGTGGGGACTCTAAAGCAACTTACAAAGTTTGTCTGAAGGCTTTTAAATTGCACTTGTGCAGAAGTCCTCATACTGCCCCAGTTTGTCCTCATACTACCCCCACCACATCTGTGCAAGCTCAAAAAGAGTGATCCTGCTGTTTCACAAGCAGCACTGGTAGAGCAGTCTTTGGCACCAGGACGTAATATAACCAGACATTGCTTAACTCAATAGCGTTTCTAATACACAAACCTTATTTATGTGCATAAGTGCTGTTTCTTTTCGGTAGTTTTAAAGCTTCCACAAATTGATGTAGGATATATCTTGCAGCTCTACTACTCACTACCCTTAAAGTTCCACTTTCCAGACTCTGAGAGGACTGTCTTCAACAGATGGTAATGGGGTTGCTGAGCCTGGGAGTAACATAACAAAACACCCCATTCGCTGTAGGTGAATGGaaattattcagtattttccaCTTTTGAAGAGACAGGCATCTGAATACTCACTCTTCAATCAAAGGAGTCCCAACTTCAATTTGAGCAGTTGACATAATTTTGGTGGCTTTTGTGGTAAGGATACTGTTGTGACAGTATCACTAAAAAATACCAGTAAGCATATTACAGTTTGAGAACATTTAAACTCATCAGACCATTGCAGTGAAGTATGTTGGTACTTCAGTGAGTCAAATCCTGACAACTTTCTTCTGGCCTTCAAAAAGCCTGAAAGATCTTTTTGAGGCAGGGAGAAGACATCTTCAGTAGTTGACTGTCCTGAATGAAAGAGGGGGATAGGCTACTTTCTCCCATTCAGTCAGTTAATACTGACAGCTGTTGGGGAGATGCATTGCCTTTCTTTTAAGTAGGATTGAATTGAAAGATGCACATAGAATTGAAAAATGCCCACGTGACTACTTACATCATCTGCCTTGTGAGGAATGATGCAAGTATTTGTTGCGAGGGTTGCTTAAACATAAGTTACTTGATCTTAAAAATAAGCTGTGTAATAGACTTCATGTTactcaattttttcttttcaaggctgGCTGGtgaatttttgaaaacagattatttttttgttgttgttggacGTGTGGGTGGAGCTTGCAGTGATGTTCAGCAAAATATTCTTCAGGTTCCTCAGTATTCCAAGAGGGATAAACTGATAGAAATTCTACAAAGCATAGGTAACTTTCCTTATTGCTAATTGTTTTCCAGGGAAGACAAAATTGCTTGTTTTTGAACATGTGCTCTTGCTGTTGACCAGGTCATGGTTCCATTCTGTTACATGTGTTGTGGACTTTACAAGACTACTGATGGAAGCTTGAAGCAGACGTTGGGGAGTTCTAGGTTTTTAGGTGTATTTGTGTTACTGGTATTTGTCAAGGTCTCCTGCATATTGAGTACTAGCAGACAAGCTTCCCAGATGGTTAGTTTCTTTATATGGTCAATTACAATACTTCAGCATCTGGGAGTATTATCTCCAGATTACAGGTGTATTAAACTTCTTATATGAACATTTGGGCCTATGTTTTGTTAATGGCTgggatttttccatttttgctcTGAACATATCTTAAGTTCTAATGCTGAAAACCAGAAGGCAGTTCGGAATTAAATAATGGTCTGTGTACCTTGCTGTTCAGCGCTCAGAATGGTGTGCCACTTTTAGCCACGTGCTGTAGAAAGGGAGTGCATACTTACCACAAAGAACAACATtcactttctccttttattgaggagaaaaatacaatGCATTTGTCTTCACCTAGGTTTCTGTGTTGATCTAGAAACTGATGGATTTAATTGAATTAGTTCAATGCAGGCAAGAAATTACAATCATACCTTAAAGACTATTCAAAACCCATGCTGGTATTAGGTGTTTATATAAGTAACTGCAACTGTTAATAGTGAAAATGCATCAGGTTTCAAACTCCAGTGGGTCTGAACTCTTGTTTAACATAGGTCATGAACGAACCCTGGTGTTTgtggacaaaaagaaaaaagcagactACATTGCAGCCTTTCTTTGTCAAGAAAGAATATCAGCCACTAGCATCCATGGGtaagtattttttaagtgaaagtCAGGTAATAGTATTAAGTGAAAGTCACTAAATACTGTATCTTACGAGAAGCTTTTATTGAGATTTCATGTTTGGCCATATCTGTGTGACTTAGCTTGCCTTGTTTCAGATAGCCCTGTAAtcctcagcagctctgcccaaATGAGAATGTAGTGTTTCCGAAGGCCATTTCTCACAGCATTTGCTGAGTATACATCTTTTTGGTTGACCACACTTCAAATGCTGTATATGAACTGGAGGATCTTATGCctactgctaaaaaaaaaaatcattatataaTAAATTCAGTAGAATCAGTTGTTGTTTATATGTAATTTTTGTCATCAGTTTTGTGGCCAAAACCAGACCTTTTGGTGTTAACTGGTGAGATGATATTCGTAAGTTCAAGTGGCAGTTGTGGACCTTGCACTCTGTCTTACAGGCTTCCTCAAAGTGATAAGTAGAGTCATGTACCGTACAGATTTCTGATGCTGTCATTTCTGCCACCTTGATGTGTTTGTGGACATGTGTTTGTCTCCATTGTCATGGAGATCGATCTAAAGAGAAGATACTTCTAACCTGTGTGTTTAGTCTACTCACTAGCGTTGCATACCTGAACAAATGCTGAGAAACAAGTTGAAATAGTTGCTAATTCGAGGTCTAAACCCATCTAAAAAGGTGGTCTGTCTTTTATGTGATAAGCTGGAATGTAGTTCTGTGGTGTTTGTCTGTCAAAATGTAGAACAAAAACCTGAATCTTGAGAGTCGCAGTGAACTGTAGcacatgaaaaatgtaattttgcaatgttttttgtCTTGTGATAAGAGGAAGGGACTTGAATTCTTGCCAGTAAAATGATGTTTTGGGCAGTGTTCTGACAGACCTCAGAATATCAAGGTTGTTGATGGGTTAAAATGATATTAGTACACAGATACAAGATGTTTGTGTATGTCCTGTACCCTGTCAGCTTTACAGATGTATGAGGGGTCATTTTGAGAAGATCTGGCTGCCTGTTCTTGGTTAACCTGAATTGCTATCCCACAACCTGTCTTGTGGGAGGAGATTTTTAACACACTTCTGTAGAATTATTACACTGTGAGTTAAGGTATACTTACAAAGAGGATAACTGCTAAACAGTTGTGAAtgttaactgatttttttattcacttGAGGTTTTTGAGTTGAAGTTAGGGTAGTTGCGCTTCTCTGCAATAGTGGTCATACCAGACTTCACTAAATGTCCCATGTTAGGTTCAAATGAACGCTGTTTTTTAGCTTTCTAATTTGTTCTCTCA
This window encodes:
- the DDX4 gene encoding probable ATP-dependent RNA helicase DDX4, yielding MATLLQQADLAAHNMNQEDWNVEMGDEPSPIIPALEQASFSGRQNGPSSAFSPSVGSFGAVEGPNRSEHMQDPFGGYSRSRDTDECLNRQCQPVSRFGSRRDFGNRGFQERNIVEDSSTQNKGFRGFLGGFGRSESIKDEQRDRPQSGIFHGSRGRGAFGRDAAANKECNEEIGSERGPRVTYVPPPPPDDEQAIFARYQTGINFDKYDENVVEVSGVDPPAPLLAFEEANLCHTLNRNIAKAGYSKLTPVQKYSIPIILAGRDLMACAQTGSGKTAAFLLPIVANMMKEGVTASSFKEQQEPECIIVAPTRELINQIFLEARKFVFGTCIRPVVIYGGTQTGHSIRQVMQGCNILCATPGRLLDIIGRETIGLHNVKYLVLDEADRMLDMGFGLDMKKLISYSSMPPKDKRQTLMFSATFPEEVQRLAGEFLKTDYFFVVVGRVGGACSDVQQNILQVPQYSKRDKLIEILQSIGHERTLVFVDKKKKADYIAAFLCQERISATSIHGDREQREREIALQDFRSGRRPVLVATSVAARGLDIENVQHVINFDLPPTIEEYVHRIGRTGRCGNIGKAVCFFDNSSDVHLAQSLVKVLSEAQQEVPVWLEEIACSSSGERAFASVNTQKNYGGRVNMNPGGMKMSHSASAFESWD